Below is a window of Cytophagaceae bacterium DNA.
CAAGATTCCTCCGTCGGCATTAGGCATGGTGTGGTTTGAAATAAAATTCCCTAATGAGTAGGCAACCAGATGTTTACCTGTCGGGTATTCAATAATTTCAATGGGTTGCACCACATGAGGATGCATGCCCACAATCATATCCACGCCGTTTTTAAGTAAAAATGCTGTCTGTTCCTTTTGTTTGTCGGATATTTCAAGACTATGTTCTTTTCCCCAATGCAGAAAAGCAATGATAAAATCCGGATTAATTTTTTTTGCTTTTTCTAAATCTATTTTGATTTGATTGGTATCTGATTTATTTATAATGGAGGGTTTGATGGTGGGAATACCGTTGGTACCCACAAAAGTGTAATTTAAAAAAGCCAGTGTAAAGCCGTTTTTTACAACAATCAAGGGATATTTCTCCTCTCTTTCTTTTTTATTTTTAAATGTACCCGAATGATGAATTACCAATTGGTCCAATTTATCAATGGTATGCCTCACTCCTCTTCTCATGCCATCATTGGCGTGGTTGTTGGCATTGAAAAGTACATCAAATCCTGCATCTTTCAAAGCCTCGGCATAGGCATCGGGACTTCGAAATATAGGCAAAGGCATAAATCCACTATAAGGCTTTCTACCTGGCAAAGTTACTTCCAGGTTTCCAATCGCCAGATCTGCATCTTTTAAAAATGATTTAATATATTGGAAACAAGGTTTATAGTCATATATATTCCTTGCTTTTTTTGCACTCAAAAGCTGTGATTCATGACCCATTATATCCCCGGTAAAAATCAGGGTTAGGGAATCCTGTGCAAATATATTTTTGCATGAAAGAAAAATGAAAATTAGGAGTACTGTTTTTCTCATTAAGAATTAAAAATACATTCAACACTTTCTTAAAATTAGGAATAAATTATTTATCTATCTGAATTTCTGATTTTTATACCAAATAATAAAAATGATTTGCTTGTCAATTTTTAAATCCTGAAACTTGCTTAACAAATCAAAACGCAAAAACTATGGCTACTTTTGTAAACACTTATTCGCCCCGAATTATCTCAAATTCTTCTGATAATCAGTTGACTGCATGTGCATTGGTCGGAATCAACTCTGTGGTGATGGGTTGGTCGGTACCCGATAATTTTGACCGAAAAGACCTTTTGGGATTTGCGATTAAGAAAACGGTTTTTGAGGAAAATGGATTGGTGAGGTACCAAGCCTGGCTAGAAGGCAACAAACGTTTTGATTTTCAATCTCAAACAGCTCTAAGTTTGTCTTCAGAAGAGGCTCCTTTTCAGCGTTTTGTATGGAATGATTATACCCTCAATTCAAATTTTTCCTATTCATTTGAAATATTCCCACTTTTGGGTGATCCTAAAAATCCAACAAAAGGAAAACCTGCCGAATTAAGTTTTAAACCAAGTTTTAACGATGATGGTCAGTTTGGACTTTATACCAATCGGGGGGTAACAGCGGCACAGGTTTATCTGAGAGATTTTGGAAAAACCAATCCCAAAGAAAGTCGGGAAGCCCAAAAATGGCTTTCGAGAGATTTGAAAGAATCTTTAATCAGATTTATCAATCAGGCACA
It encodes the following:
- a CDS encoding CapA family protein, with protein sequence MRKTVLLIFIFLSCKNIFAQDSLTLIFTGDIMGHESQLLSAKKARNIYDYKPCFQYIKSFLKDADLAIGNLEVTLPGRKPYSGFMPLPIFRSPDAYAEALKDAGFDVLFNANNHANDGMRRGVRHTIDKLDQLVIHHSGTFKNKKEREEKYPLIVVKNGFTLAFLNYTFVGTNGIPTIKPSIINKSDTNQIKIDLEKAKKINPDFIIAFLHWGKEHSLEISDKQKEQTAFLLKNGVDMIVGMHPHVVQPIEIIEYPTGKHLVAYSLGNFISNHTMPNADGGILLKVLLKKNSKQKVEIAKSGYLPVWRYIEKKPKKSYFVIPITDYEQNPSNFPVLNLSDESALKSYAESVRIRLNFPEWK